CGGATTCGAGTTCGTCGCCGAACCGGTCGAGCAGTTCCACCGTCAACTCGATTTCGTCGAACAGCGCGTCCACGCGCCCCGAACCGACCGTCGAGAGGTTCTCCGCTGGTTCGTCGTTCATGCACCGGGGTACGCGGCGAGCGCGCATCGTTAGTCGGCGGCTACTGCGCTCCGGCGACGCGGTCGGCGAACCCGGCCACGCGCGCTCGGTCCGTTCGCGGCGTCGCTGCCGACGAACGGCCACTATCCGGTCGGCGACGCGCACGCAGTCGGGGAGGGAGGCGCAGCGTCGCTGCTCGCAGGGCGTCGGGAGACGGAAGGTCTCGCCGACCGACAGGAACACGCGTGCCAGCCGAACGAACCGTCTCCATTCCCATCGACGGCGTCGAACTCGACGGCGCGCTCGCCGTGCCCGAGGGCGCGACCGGCCTCGTGGTGTTCGCGCACGGGAGCGGGTCGAGCCGCCACAGCCCACGGAACGCGTTCGTCGCCGAGGAACTGCGCGAGCGCGCGCTCGGCACGCTCCTGTTCGACCTGCTCACCGAAACCGAGGACCAGCGCCGCGAGACCCGCTTCGACGTCTCGCTGTTGACCGACCGCCTCCTCGGCGCGACCGACTGGCTCGCAGAACAGTCCGAGACCGCCGACCTCGCGGTCGGCTACTTCGGGTCGAGTACGGGCGCGGCCGCCGCGTTGCGGGCCGCCGCGCGACGCCCCGGTCGCGTCGGTGCCGTCGTCTCCCGCGGCGGGCGCGTCGACCTCGCCGGCGACGACGTCGAGGGTGTGCGAGCGCCGACGCTGTTCGTCGTCGGCGGCGCCGACACGCAAGTGCTGGAACTGAACCGCGAGGCCTACGAGCGCCTCCCCGGCGAGCGCGCGCTCCACGTCGTCGAGGGCGCCGAACACCTCTTCGAGGGGGCCGGCGAACTCGACGAGGTCGCGGGCGTCGCCGGCGACTGGTTCGTCACCCACCTCGCGTGAGTCAGTACGGCGGCGACTCCGCCTCCACGACCTTCGAGAGGTTCGCGAGTTCGTCCGACAGCAACACCACGAAGTCGTCCATCGTGACGATGCCCGCGACGTTGTCGTCCTCGTCTACCACGGGAAGCCGGCGGACGGCGTGGTCGCGCATCGTGCGCGTCGCCTCGAAGATGCCGTCGCTCATCGCGACCGTCGTCAGCGCCTCCGCCATGATGTCTTCGGCGGTCGTCTCCGTCGGGTCGCGTCTCGGCTCCAACACCTCGACCACGAGGTCGCGGTCGGTCACGATGCCGATGGGTTCGTTGTCGTTCACGATGATGACGCTCCCGACGTTCTCCTCGACCATCACGGTCGCGAGGTTGCCCGCGGTCTGGTCGCCGTGCGCGGTCATGACCGCCGTTCTCGCCACGTCTGCGACTGGCATAGTGTCTCGACGGTCGCACCGTACCCCTATTGTTGTCCGTAGCCTTCGACGGCGTGCGTCGAGTAAGGAGCCGTGAACGCGGCGCCGGCCGCGAACGCACCCAATAACCAACGTCCGCTACGGCGATGATTCGGGCATGAACTTCGACGAGTTCACCGGTACCGTCCAGCACCGACTCGAACTCCCCGGCACCGGTCAGGCCGTGCGCGCGATTCGCGCGACGCTTTCCACCCTCGGCGAACGCATCCCCGAGGGCGACGCCCGCAACATCGCGAGTTCGCTCCCGATGGAAGTCGACTGGTATCTCACCGGCGCCGTCCACGAACACGGCCAGCGATTCGACTGGTCGGCGTTCGTCGACAGAGTCACCGAAATCGAGGGCGTCGACCGGCCCGAGGCCGCCTACCACGCGCAAGTCGTCGTCGACCTCGTCTGTTCGGTCGTCCCCGAAGCCGACGTGCGCCAACTCCGCGACCAACTCCCCGAGAGCGAGGACGACGAGAACTGGGGGAAACTGTTCGGCATCGTCGACGCCGGCGGCTGGGAGGCCACACACGGCGAGTGAGCCGACACGGCCCGTCACCTGCTGGTAGCCGAACGGTTTTCTCTCGCAGACCCCGAAGCCGGATATGGACCTCTCTGTCGTCGACCTCTCCCCCGTCCCCGACGGCGGCACCGCCGCCGACGCGTACGAGCAGACGGTCGAAGCCGCGAAGCAGGCCGAAGCACTCGGCTTCGAGCGCTTCTGGGTCGCCGAGCACCACGGGATGGCCGACCGCGTCGCCGGCACGACGCCGGAAGTGTTGCTCGGCCACCTCGCCGCCGAAACCGACTCGATTCGCCTCGGGTCGGGCGCCGTCCTCCTCAACCACTACCAGCCGTTCAAGGTCGCCGAGCAGTTCGGCGCGCTCGACGGACTCGCGCCCGGTCGCATCGACGCCGGGCTCGGGCGCGCGAACGGGTCGCCCGCCGTCGACCGCGCGCTCGGCACCGAGCGACACGTCCAGAACCCCGATGAGGACCACCGCGAGAAAATCGAGGCCGTGGTCACGCACCTCGACGACGCGTTCCCGGACGACCACGCCTACAGCGACGTGACGATTCCGCGCGCCGGCGGCGACACCCCGATGCCGTGGGTGCTCGGGTCGAGTCCGTCGAGTGCGAAAGTCGCGGGCGAACTCGGTCTGCGGTACTGCTTCGCGGGGTTCATCCGCCCGATGTTCGCGACGCACGCCTTCGACGCGTACCGCGAGCACTTCCAGCCGTCGCCGTTCGCGAGCGGCGTCGACGAACCGGAAGCGATGGTCGCGGTGAACGCGGTGTGCGCCGAGACGGACGCGGAAGCCGCCCGCCAGCGCGCCGTCGCCGAAGCCGCCTTCGAGCGCATGAAACGCGGCGAACCCGGCACGACGCCGAGCGTCGAGGACGCCATCGACGAACTCGGGGGCGTTCCGGACCCGACGCCCGCGACGCTCGACGACGACGAGTGGCCGCGCGCAATCTCGGGCGACCCGGACACGCTGTCGGGCCTCCTCGACCAACTCGCGGACCGCGTCGGCGTCGGCGAAGTGATGATTCAACACGTCGTCGCCGACCACGAGACGGCGCTGCGCTCGCACGAACTCATCGCCGACGGCGTCGGCCTGACGCCGCGCTGACGCCGCCACCACCGCCGGTCGGTTGTCCTGTCGGTTCTCTCACGCTACCGCCTCGCCTCGCTGTTGCCCGCCGGCATCTCGCACCCGTCTTCGAGCACAGCGAACGCACCGACGAGTGGCGACGCAAGTCCGACGCGACTGTTCGGTCGCGAGGGGGTAACCGAACGACGGTGGCCGTCTCTCCGAGGCGGTCGGATGGTCGACCGCGGGTCGCGAACTCTCGCCGGGAGCGGCAGTCGATGGCGGTTCTAGGGGAGACGACGCGAGACCCACAGAACTGATGACTGATTTACTAATTCTCGGTCTCGCTCTCTATCGAAAGGCAGGTACTACTGCATTACGTCGGTGTATGCGGTATATACTCATATTCTAGAATGCTGTAACGTACGAACGGTGGGACCGATGGGGCCTCGACTCTCGACACGCCGCGACGTCCTGAGAGCGGGCAGCGCCCTCGCCGCCGCGGGCGCCGCAGGCTGTATCGGCGCCGGACCGCCGATTCCCGGCAGCGATACCGGCGCCTCGTACCCCGCGTGGATACCCCGACCTCGGGCCATCGACGAGGACACGCACGGATGGTTCCGGTACGCCCGACCGTCGGATATCGCCGCCTACGCGGCGGAACTCGAAGAATCGTACACCAGACTGCGGACGCTACTCCCCGTCGAAGACACGCGACTGGGCCTCGACTTCCACGACCCGGACGAGTTCATCGGCTTCGGTGGCGCGTACAACCTCGTCCTGACAGGGGCTTTCGATACCGCCGAAATCGCCACTCGCGTCGGCGCCAACGGATTCTCCACGCACACCACCCACCGCGGCTATCAGATTTACGAGCGCGACCCGACGAACGCACTTGGCGTCACCGACGACACGATCGTCGTCGGCCGAGCCGGCGGCGTGCTGGACGCGACCAACGTCGTCACGCAGATTCTCGACACCGGACACAGCGGCGACTCCCGGTACGTCGACAGCGACGAGTCGTTCGCGACGCTCACGTCCCGGCTCGGCGACGCCCACTTCGCACTCGGTCGTCGCTTCGCGGAACGCACCGAAACCGACCTCCGCGACGGACGGTTCGCCGGGGCCGTGGCCAGCGGATTCCGCTACGAATTCGGCGAGGACACCACGCGCGGACTGTCAGTGACAGTCTTCGAGAACGCCGCCGACATCGACGTGGACGACGTCGAGGCGTACCTCGAATACAACGAGGACAGCGGCGACTTCAGCGACGCCGACGACCTCTCCGCCTACCGCGAGGGACGAACCGCGAACGTCGAGTGGTCCGTGGACACGGAAGCGGCGTTCCGGACAGAGAACCAGTGACACCACCAGCCATGTCAGACACTTCACGCCGACGGTCCAAACTCGCGGCCGTCGGGCAGGCGCTCGTCAAGCCGACCGTCCGATTCGTCCTCGCTCTCGCGGTGTTGTTCACCGCGCGCGCCGTCCTCGTTCGCGTGCCCGGAGCCGACCGCATCCTCCTCGAACCGACCCTCTCGGTCGCCTTGCTCGTCTACGGACTCGTCACCCTCGTCATCATGGCGGCGGTGTTCGACTACGCCTCGACCGTCGGCGCCGTCATCGCGGCGGAACTCGACGGCCCGAGCGCGATTCGTCGCGCCATCCAACTCGCGACGCTCCTGTTGCTGTTGGTGTGGGCGTACCCCACGTTCACGTGGCTCCCCTACTTCGACACGCACCCCGGCCAGTACGAACTCGTGTTTCTCGTGACTGGCCTCGTCGCGGGCGGCTGGCTCGTCGTCCTCCTCTACACGAACCTCGACGAGTTCGCCGACCTGGTCGCCAGCGAACTCACCACCGCCACGCCCGCCTTCAGTCCGGACGCGGAACCCTCCGAGACGGACACCACGACCGAGGAGACGGAGACGGAGACGCGCGACCAACACGCGTCCCGGGACGCGACCGACGACTCCCCGTGACAGTACCGTCCGTCGCGACCCGAAACCGCGTCTCAAACTCGACCAGCCAAATCACCGCAACGCCGTCACTCGCGGACGAACCAGTCCCAGAAAGCGCACCGCTCGTCACGTAACGTCTCGCAGAAATGCTCCGTCAGGGATTTGAACCCTAGTCATTGCCGTGAGAGGGCAATATGATTGGCCGGACTACACCAACGGAGCGCGTCCACCCAATCGTAGCGCGGGGGTACAAATAACGATTTCGTCTCGTCGCCCGCGTGCGAACGACCGACGTGGTACTCACTCGGTGGGGACGTCGGTGTCGGGTTCGTCGGCGACCCAGACGGTTTTGCGGTTGACGAACTCCTGGATGCCGGCCTCGGAGAGTTCGCGACCGTAGCCGGACTCGCCGACGCCGCCGAACGGGACGCGGGGGTCGGATTTCACGAGTTCGTTGACGTAGACGCAGCCGGCGTCGATGCGCGAGGCGACGCGCTGTCCGCGGTCGGTGTCGGTGGTCCAGACGCTCGCGCCGAGGCCGAAGTCGGTGTCGTTGGCCTTCCGGACGGCGGCGTCCTCGCCGTCGACGCGGTAGACGGCGGCGACGGGCCCGAACAGTTCCTCGGTGTCGGCTGGACAGCCCGCGGGCACGTCGGTGAGGACGGTCGGCGGGTAGAACGCGCCGTCGCGGTCGAGTGGCTCGCCGCCGGTCTCGACGGTGGCGCCGGCGTCGACGCTCGCTTCGACTTGCTCGTGGAGCGTCTCCAGCAGTTCCCGGCTGGCCTGCGGGCCCACGTCGGTGTCCTCGCTGGTGGGGTCGCCGACGGTGAGGGATTCGGCGTTCGCGACGAGCGCGTCGACGAACTCGTCGTAGACGGCGTCGGCGACGACGAAGCGCTTGGCGGCGATGCAGGACTGGCCGCCGTTCTGGTTGCGCGCCCACGCGCCGACGCTCGCGGCGGTCTGCACGTCCGCGTCGTCTAGCACGACGAACGGGTCGCTGCCGCCGAGTTCGAGGACGGTCTTCTTCAGGTGTTCGCCGGCCGTCGAGGCGAGCGAGCGGCCGGCGGGACCGCTCCCCGTCAGGGTCGCGGCGCGAACGCGGTCGTCGGCGACGACGCGCTCCACGCGGTCGCCGGGAATCAACAGCGTCTGGAACACGTCCTCGGGGTAGCCGGCTCGCTCGAAGACGTCCGCGATGGCTGCCGCACAGCCGGGGACGTTCGAGGCGTGCTTGAGCAGGCCGACGTTGCCGGCGGTGAGATAGGGCGCGGCGAACCGGAACACCTGCCAGAAGGGGTAGTTCCACGGCATCACCGCGAGTACGGGGCCGAGCGGTTCGTACTCGGTCGTGACGGTGGTGCCGGGCGGACTCGGGTGGGCGTCGGCGTCGAGGTACGCGCTCGCGTGTTCGGCGTAGTGGTCACAGAGCCACGCGCACTTCTGGACCTCGCTGATGGCCTGAGAAATCGGCTTCCCCATCTCGCGAGTCATCGTTTCGGCGTACTCGCGTTCGTGCTCGCGCAGCACGTCGGCGGCGTCCGCGAGCAGGCGCTCGCGCTCCCGGACCGAGCGGTCGCGCCACGACGCGAACGCGTCCTCGGCGCGCGCGAGCGCGGCGTCGACCTCGCTCTCGGTGTGCTCCTCGTAGGTGTCGACGCACTCGCCGGTCGCCGGATTCACCACGTCCATGCGACGGCGTTCGGCGCACAGTCGGTTAACGTTCCGGCGGCCGGGCGCCGCGGCCCGACGTCGGGCGGGTGTGACCGCGCGGCGTGCGCCGCTCGCCGTTCGACTCAGCGCTGCGTGATGTAGACGTCTATCTCGCCGCTCGCGGTGCGGAGTTCCCGGATGTTCCCGGAGTACCGAACCGTCTCCACTTCGTCCTCGTCGAGTATCACGCGAACCTCGTCGCGGTCGTCGCCGCGCCGCACGCGGTCGCTCACGCGCAGGAACGCCTCCAGGTCGTCGTTCGTCGCGACGAACTGGATGCGCGACGGGTAGTCGTTGTCGTCATCGTCGTCGTCATCGTCGTCATCGTCGTCGTCGTCGACCGGCCCGCCCGCGTAGTCGTCGAGGTCGAGCGTCCGGCCGTCGAGTCGGAGCCGCGGCTCCGACTCCGTCCATCGAACGCGCTCGATGTCGCCGTCTATCCAGAAGCTGTCGATGGCGCCGGGGTCGAGGTAGGCGTCGATGACGCCGCGTCCGTTGTCGTTCCGGGCCGAGTCCTCGTCTCGGCTCGCCTCGTCGGCGAGCGCGACCCGGCCGTCGACGACCACGCGAACGCGCTGTTCGTCGTCGCCCACGTTCCGGATGACGAGCAGGCGCCACGACGCGCTGCCGCTGGCAGTTCCGAGCAGTCCCATTCCCGCGAGTCCAGTCGCACCGGCTTTCAGTACTGAGCGTCTGTCCACCATACCCTATCCACGGGACTGCGCGGGCTTTGTTATGAAGTCGGCCCGAGACGTCGGCGAGTAACTCCGCTCGGCTTACTCGCGAGTAAGGTCGCCGGAGACGCGCCGCGATAGCCCGTCACGCCCGGTGTCCGCGTTCGGACGGCGTTACCGGCTCAGGGCGCGAGCCGGTTCTTCCGGTGTTTCATCTCCGATTCGTAGTAGTCGAAGGTGTGGGGACACCACTCCGCCGCGATGTCCAGTAACTGCTCCGTGAGGTCTCGAATCTCCCACTGGGCGTCCGCCGCGGCGCGCATGTCCGCGATGTGCATCAGCGACCGCGGGTTCAGCGTGACGACGATGTTCACCTCGGTGCCGATGGGGAGGACGAAGCGCGCGTCCTCGGGCGGCATCCCGAGTTCGAGCAGTTCCTGGTAGTCCTCGACCGACTGCCGGACGGACGACCGGAACACCTCCTCACGTTTCTCCACCTCGGCCTCGCTCGCGTCGCCCTTCTGATTCCGGCCGACCCAGTCCGGGTCCGTCGCCGACGGCGGCGTCACCACCATCTCGCCGTCTTCTACGTCCGCGGGGTCCACCTCGTCGAAGGAGACGTACCGCATCGACTGCACGTCGAAGGACGCGTGGCGGTGGCGCGTCAGTTGCGCCATACACGACCGGCTCGCGCCCTCGATGGCGAACGTCGCGCTCGGGTGCTCGAAGGGCCCGTAGTGCCCGCGCTGGAGGAGTTTCGCGAGGAAGTTCGCTTTCTTCTCCTCGATGTCCTCGCCCTCGACGCCGGCCATCGCGTCCTCGAAGGACTGCTCGGCGACCCACTCTTCCATGTAGTCGTTGCGTGCCCCGCGGCAGATGAGTTCCTCCGGATTCTCCGTGGCTTCGAGGAGGCGTACTCGCATGTTGGACACGACTGCGAGTCCGGGCGGCATAAATCCCGCTAGACGCGAGCGCCCAACCCCGCCAACGTCTAAGTGCCGGCCCGCGTAGCGAGCGCATGGTCACGAACATCTCGGCGGGCGTGCAGGCGTTCACGAGCAACGTCTTCCTCGTTCCCGGCGAGCGCACCGTCCTCGTGGACGCCGGCGCGAACTACGACGCGGTGTCCCGCATCCGCGAACAGGTAGACGCTCTCGACGCCGTCGTCGTCACGCACCCGCACCCGGACCACGTCGGCAACCTCGACGCCGTCCGCGACGCCTTCGACGTCGAGGCGTGGGGGTTCGAGGGCGTCCCCGGCGTCGACCACGAACTCTCGGACGGCGACACCGTCGCCGTCGGCGACCACGACTACGAGGTCCTGCACACGCCCGGTCACGAACCACACCACGTCTGTCTCTACTCGCGGGCCGCCGACGCGTTGTTCTCCGCGGACCTCGTGTTCGGGAACGGGAGTTTCGGGCGCACCGACCTGGAAGGCGGCGACCGGCGCACGCTCGTCGAGAGCATCGAGCGCGTCGTCGACGTCGTCGAGCCGTCGCTGGACGTGATGTATCCCGGGCACGGACCGGCGGTCACGACCGACGTCTACGAGAATCTGGAAGTCGCGGCGCGCGCCGCGCGGTTCAGCCAGTAATCGGTCTCCGCTACTCCTTGACGCCGTAGAAGCCGGGTTCGTCGTCGCCGCGCGGCTCGGCGACCACGAGTTCGTCGCCGTGCATCATCACCCACGGAATCGCCCAGTCGAGCAGGACGTTCTCGACGTCCGGCGAGAGGTCGGCGTCCGGTTCGAGGTCCTGCAGGAGGCGGGCTATCTCGTAGACGGTGTACATCTCGTCGTCGTCCATCAGTTCCGCGGGCGTGTAGAAGTCACACGGGTGGAGTTCGTCGAACTCCGATTTCGGTTCGGGCATACCGACTCTCCGTGTGTGCCGCCGAAAAAACCCCCGATGCGGGGGAACGCTTTTAGACCCCTCTCGTCTTGCCTCTCTCAAGCGACGCGCATGACAGGACACGATACGACGCGGGCGTCGGGCCGAAGCGACGCGAAGTCGGCGCTCGTCGACACACTCCGCGACCGCGTCGACGGCAACCTCCGGGACGTGTGGGTGCTGGACGAACAGGCACAGGAACCGCTGTACCTCCGAGACGACATCGAGGAGCGCATCACCGACGTGGACGTCGAGAAGTACCTCGACAACGAACGCTACGGCTTCGTCACCCGCGAGACGTACAACCGCCTCCACTACTCGGAGTTCCGGTACACGCACCGCGGGTTCGACACGTGGGAGTTGTTCCGGACGTTCGTCGTGGACGGCCCGACGAAGGTCGGCGTCGTCGTGGGCGTGGACTCCGACGGCACGAACTACGACTTCGCGGCGCTCACCGACGCCATCTACGAGGTCGCCGACGAGTACGGCGTCGACGCGTTCGCGCCCGACCCGGACGCGTAACCACGGGGTTGACGCGCGGAACCACGGGGCCAACGCTCGTTCCGGCGGCGCCGCTGGGCGACGAGCGCGAAAGAAAACTGGTGGGTGTGACGCGTTACTCGAAGAGGGAGACGACGTCGCTGTAGTTCTCTGCGACGTTGTCCCAGTTCACGACCTCGAAGAAGTTGCTGACGAAGTCGCCGCGGTCGGGGCCGTAGTCGTAGTAGTAGGAGTGCTCCCAGACGTCGAGGGCCATGATGGGGTGTGCGCCCCAGAGCGCGCCCTGGTCGTGCTTGTCGACCTTGACGTTGCGGAGCTGCTTGGCGACCGGGTCGTAGACGAGGAGCGCCCAGCCGCCGGCGGCGGAGGCCGCGGCCTCGAACTCGCCCTTCCAGCCCTCGTAGGAGCCGAAGTCCTCCTCGATGCGGTCGCGGAGGTCGCCCTCCGGTTCGCCGCCGCCGTTCGGGTCCATGTTCTCCCAGAACAGCGTGTGGAGGTAGTGGCCACAGCCGTTGTGGGTTACGTTCCCGAGCGCGCCGGCGGTACTGGAGTAGTCTCCGCTCTCGCGGTTGTCGGCGAGGGTCTCCTCCGCGGAGTTCAGGCCGTTGACGTAGCCCTGGTGGTGGGTGTCGTGGTGCCACGTGAGCACCTGTTCGCTGATGTGCGGTTCGAGCGCGTCGTAGTCGTAGGGAAGCGGCGGCAGTTCGTGCTGGCTCATGGTGAATTCCTCCGACCCAATCATCTCTCGGAGTCCTGTTAAAGGTTGAGGCCACCCACGTTAGCACGTCTCACGGCGTTTCTCGCGCTCGTCTCACGAGCGCCGGAGGGCGACCCGACCGGCGGGCGCGCGGAGCCGCGCGAGTCTGGAACGACGGGCGTTCTGTGCCGGCGCTGACTTGTCGACTTCGTAGGCCGTGTACGTCGCGGCGTCCGGTTCGAACTCCACGACGGCGTACCCCCAGTGGTGGCTGTCGAAGAACTCGACGTGTGGATTCTCGTCTTGGACGGCGCGCTCGACGAGCGAGCGCGCGAACCGCCCCGACGGCAGACCGAGCGTCTCCTTGACGTTCTGGCTGGTGAGCGCGGGCGCGAGG
The nucleotide sequence above comes from Halobacterium litoreum. Encoded proteins:
- a CDS encoding DUF5827 family protein; translation: MPEPKSEFDELHPCDFYTPAELMDDDEMYTVYEIARLLQDLEPDADLSPDVENVLLDWAIPWVMMHGDELVVAEPRGDDEPGFYGVKE
- a CDS encoding MBL fold metallo-hydrolase; the protein is MVTNISAGVQAFTSNVFLVPGERTVLVDAGANYDAVSRIREQVDALDAVVVTHPHPDHVGNLDAVRDAFDVEAWGFEGVPGVDHELSDGDTVAVGDHDYEVLHTPGHEPHHVCLYSRAADALFSADLVFGNGSFGRTDLEGGDRRTLVESIERVVDVVEPSLDVMYPGHGPAVTTDVYENLEVAARAARFSQ
- a CDS encoding LLM class flavin-dependent oxidoreductase, whose amino-acid sequence is MDLSVVDLSPVPDGGTAADAYEQTVEAAKQAEALGFERFWVAEHHGMADRVAGTTPEVLLGHLAAETDSIRLGSGAVLLNHYQPFKVAEQFGALDGLAPGRIDAGLGRANGSPAVDRALGTERHVQNPDEDHREKIEAVVTHLDDAFPDDHAYSDVTIPRAGGDTPMPWVLGSSPSSAKVAGELGLRYCFAGFIRPMFATHAFDAYREHFQPSPFASGVDEPEAMVAVNAVCAETDAEAARQRAVAEAAFERMKRGEPGTTPSVEDAIDELGGVPDPTPATLDDDEWPRAISGDPDTLSGLLDQLADRVGVGEVMIQHVVADHETALRSHELIADGVGLTPR
- a CDS encoding CBS domain-containing protein, encoding MPVADVARTAVMTAHGDQTAGNLATVMVEENVGSVIIVNDNEPIGIVTDRDLVVEVLEPRRDPTETTAEDIMAEALTTVAMSDGIFEATRTMRDHAVRRLPVVDEDDNVAGIVTMDDFVVLLSDELANLSKVVEAESPPY
- the sod gene encoding superoxide dismutase translates to MSQHELPPLPYDYDALEPHISEQVLTWHHDTHHQGYVNGLNSAEETLADNRESGDYSSTAGALGNVTHNGCGHYLHTLFWENMDPNGGGEPEGDLRDRIEEDFGSYEGWKGEFEAAASAAGGWALLVYDPVAKQLRNVKVDKHDQGALWGAHPIMALDVWEHSYYYDYGPDRGDFVSNFFEVVNWDNVAENYSDVVSLFE
- a CDS encoding NAD-dependent succinate-semialdehyde dehydrogenase, coding for MDVVNPATGECVDTYEEHTESEVDAALARAEDAFASWRDRSVRERERLLADAADVLREHEREYAETMTREMGKPISQAISEVQKCAWLCDHYAEHASAYLDADAHPSPPGTTVTTEYEPLGPVLAVMPWNYPFWQVFRFAAPYLTAGNVGLLKHASNVPGCAAAIADVFERAGYPEDVFQTLLIPGDRVERVVADDRVRAATLTGSGPAGRSLASTAGEHLKKTVLELGGSDPFVVLDDADVQTAASVGAWARNQNGGQSCIAAKRFVVADAVYDEFVDALVANAESLTVGDPTSEDTDVGPQASRELLETLHEQVEASVDAGATVETGGEPLDRDGAFYPPTVLTDVPAGCPADTEELFGPVAAVYRVDGEDAAVRKANDTDFGLGASVWTTDTDRGQRVASRIDAGCVYVNELVKSDPRVPFGGVGESGYGRELSEAGIQEFVNRKTVWVADEPDTDVPTE
- the thyX gene encoding FAD-dependent thymidylate synthase — protein: MRVRLLEATENPEELICRGARNDYMEEWVAEQSFEDAMAGVEGEDIEEKKANFLAKLLQRGHYGPFEHPSATFAIEGASRSCMAQLTRHRHASFDVQSMRYVSFDEVDPADVEDGEMVVTPPSATDPDWVGRNQKGDASEAEVEKREEVFRSSVRQSVEDYQELLELGMPPEDARFVLPIGTEVNIVVTLNPRSLMHIADMRAAADAQWEIRDLTEQLLDIAAEWCPHTFDYYESEMKHRKNRLAP
- a CDS encoding DUF7522 family protein, whose amino-acid sequence is MTGHDTTRASGRSDAKSALVDTLRDRVDGNLRDVWVLDEQAQEPLYLRDDIEERITDVDVEKYLDNERYGFVTRETYNRLHYSEFRYTHRGFDTWELFRTFVVDGPTKVGVVVGVDSDGTNYDFAALTDAIYEVADEYGVDAFAPDPDA
- a CDS encoding dienelactone hydrolase family protein → MPAERTVSIPIDGVELDGALAVPEGATGLVVFAHGSGSSRHSPRNAFVAEELRERALGTLLFDLLTETEDQRRETRFDVSLLTDRLLGATDWLAEQSETADLAVGYFGSSTGAAAALRAAARRPGRVGAVVSRGGRVDLAGDDVEGVRAPTLFVVGGADTQVLELNREAYERLPGERALHVVEGAEHLFEGAGELDEVAGVAGDWFVTHLA
- a CDS encoding DUF2267 domain-containing protein, whose product is MNFDEFTGTVQHRLELPGTGQAVRAIRATLSTLGERIPEGDARNIASSLPMEVDWYLTGAVHEHGQRFDWSAFVDRVTEIEGVDRPEAAYHAQVVVDLVCSVVPEADVRQLRDQLPESEDDENWGKLFGIVDAGGWEATHGE